From Salinirubellus salinus, the proteins below share one genomic window:
- a CDS encoding DUF7563 family protein, whose amino-acid sequence MPRCDHCEAHVSDRFARVFADEMGQIHACPNCSANAGIAEVSRERASETRS is encoded by the coding sequence ATGCCCAGGTGTGATCACTGTGAGGCGCACGTCTCGGACCGCTTCGCCCGGGTGTTCGCGGATGAAATGGGACAGATTCACGCCTGTCCGAACTGCTCTGCGAACGCTGGGATCGCCGAGGTCTCGAGGGAACGTGCGTCCGAGACACGGTCGTAG
- a CDS encoding DUF7090 family protein, with translation MDYELAIENTPDTIPGGTGILLVHPSTGETDRIDTDFLKTDTDHLLVVSTRTTAREVQQKLEHYGVDEDRAVILDTLSVERGYSRRSSDRVHYVAAPDDLDGIVDQVRQFLETHDGKLRVSVDSITEMAYYADEDRAREAVERILDLLRDHDAVGLFHLAEEVHEPEVLEGYRDLFEGIVTLDADGTVTGEF, from the coding sequence ATGGACTACGAACTCGCCATTGAGAACACGCCGGACACCATCCCGGGCGGGACGGGCATCCTGCTCGTCCATCCGAGCACCGGCGAGACCGACCGCATCGACACGGACTTCCTCAAGACGGACACCGACCACCTGCTGGTCGTCTCGACGCGCACCACCGCCCGCGAGGTCCAGCAGAAACTCGAACACTACGGCGTCGACGAGGACCGCGCGGTCATCCTCGACACGCTCTCGGTCGAACGGGGCTACTCCCGGCGCTCGTCGGACCGCGTCCACTACGTCGCCGCCCCGGACGACCTCGACGGCATCGTCGACCAGGTACGACAGTTCCTCGAGACGCACGACGGCAAGCTCCGCGTGAGCGTCGACTCCATCACCGAGATGGCCTACTACGCCGACGAGGACCGCGCCCGCGAGGCCGTCGAGCGCATCCTCGACCTCCTGCGAGACCACGACGCCGTCGGCCTCTTCCACCTCGCCGAGGAGGTCCACGAACCCGAGGTACTGGAGGGGTATCGCGACCTGTTCGAGGGGATCGTCACGCTCGACGCCGACGGGACCGTCACCGGCGAGTTCTGA
- a CDS encoding DUF1931 domain-containing protein: MADLIVKAAVKEALDDMNVASDFYDALDEEVAELLEDAARRASENDRKTVQPRDL, translated from the coding sequence ATGGCAGACCTGATCGTCAAGGCCGCTGTGAAGGAAGCGCTCGATGACATGAACGTCGCCTCGGACTTCTACGACGCGCTCGACGAGGAAGTCGCCGAGCTGCTCGAGGACGCCGCCCGGCGTGCCTCGGAGAACGACCGCAAGACGGTCCAGCCGCGCGACCTGTAA
- a CDS encoding DUF7089 family protein — protein sequence MFEQRDLSPALEAVRERHAPGALVLDTKGDFETLPPAVAENLGPLVEAFEPVDYDPVWVPESAPEQLHRLAGGEFTLGAPGDGGVAWTRQTRPPTVFVKPRLEGSPDEFVEFLVAEALVEAGTDLPEQFLGFFRERYPPLCETGLSPADSYQLANALYDAYVGLHTVEVFRAWGSEDPALTSLHDAWLDAGTRLEPRLEGLAGEVARGETSFAEAAELACSAVKHGIEPPTPFGALATETYREHGAAFALRWAEKTLDALA from the coding sequence GTGTTCGAGCAGCGGGACCTCTCGCCGGCCCTGGAGGCGGTCCGCGAGCGGCACGCACCCGGCGCCCTCGTCCTCGACACGAAGGGCGACTTCGAGACGCTCCCGCCGGCGGTGGCCGAGAACCTCGGCCCGCTGGTGGAGGCGTTCGAACCGGTCGACTACGACCCCGTGTGGGTCCCCGAGTCGGCACCGGAACAGCTCCACCGCCTCGCCGGCGGCGAGTTCACGCTGGGCGCCCCGGGGGACGGCGGCGTCGCGTGGACCCGACAGACCCGCCCGCCCACCGTCTTCGTCAAGCCGCGGCTGGAGGGCTCGCCCGACGAGTTCGTCGAGTTCCTCGTCGCGGAGGCGCTCGTCGAGGCGGGCACCGACCTCCCCGAACAGTTCCTCGGGTTCTTCCGCGAGCGCTACCCGCCCCTCTGCGAGACGGGGCTCTCACCGGCGGACAGCTACCAGCTGGCGAACGCGCTGTACGACGCCTACGTCGGCCTCCACACCGTCGAGGTGTTCCGCGCGTGGGGGAGCGAGGACCCGGCGCTCACCTCGCTCCACGACGCGTGGCTGGACGCCGGCACGCGGCTCGAACCCCGGCTGGAGGGGCTGGCCGGCGAGGTGGCCCGCGGCGAGACGAGTTTCGCCGAGGCCGCCGAGCTGGCCTGTTCCGCGGTCAAACACGGCATCGAGCCGCCGACGCCGTTCGGCGCGCTGGCGACCGAGACGTACCGTGAACACGGGGCGGCGTTCGCACTCCGGTGGGCGGAGAAGACGCTCGACGCGCTCGCCTGA
- the glmM gene encoding phosphoglucosamine mutase, with translation MFGTSGIRGPVGETVTADLALSVGRALGVDADRVVVGRDPRESGELLGDALTAGLREQGTDVIDVGLAATPTVARAVAWEDADAGVSLTASHNPAEDNGIKLWQPSGQAFDGPMQDEMTERVQAADWELQPWDGLGTRERTSATERHVQTLVDRVDLDRPLSVVVDLGNGAGGVGPAALSRLGCEVETLNAQPDGSFPGRPSEPTPENCESLATLVREGDADLGIAHDGDADRMRAVAGDGTYLSGDVLLAVLAGAAVESGDRVAVPVDTSLAVEDYLAERGASVERTPVGDVYVAAAVAEGAAFGGEPSGSWIWGTETLCPDGPLAAVKLVELAAERPLADRAAAVPDYPIRRANVETDAKAAVMESVTSRVREDYDDVTTMDGVRIGTDDGWFLVRASGTQPMVRVTAEAREAERTDALFETARSLVEAAVEEN, from the coding sequence ATGTTCGGAACCAGCGGCATCCGCGGCCCCGTCGGCGAGACGGTGACGGCCGACCTCGCGCTCTCGGTCGGGCGGGCGCTCGGCGTCGACGCCGACCGGGTCGTCGTCGGCCGCGACCCCCGAGAGAGCGGCGAACTCCTCGGCGACGCGCTGACGGCGGGCCTGCGCGAGCAGGGGACCGACGTAATCGACGTCGGGCTGGCAGCCACGCCGACCGTCGCCCGCGCCGTCGCGTGGGAGGACGCCGACGCGGGCGTGAGTCTCACGGCCAGTCACAACCCCGCCGAGGACAACGGCATCAAGCTCTGGCAGCCCTCCGGCCAGGCGTTCGACGGGCCGATGCAGGACGAGATGACCGAACGCGTGCAGGCGGCCGACTGGGAGCTCCAGCCGTGGGACGGCCTCGGGACGCGTGAACGGACGTCGGCGACCGAGCGCCACGTCCAGACGCTCGTCGACCGGGTCGACCTCGACCGGCCGCTGTCGGTCGTCGTCGACCTCGGGAACGGCGCGGGCGGGGTCGGGCCGGCCGCGCTCTCGCGGCTCGGCTGCGAGGTGGAGACGCTGAACGCCCAGCCCGACGGCTCGTTCCCCGGCCGACCCTCCGAGCCGACGCCGGAGAACTGCGAGTCGCTGGCGACGCTGGTGCGCGAGGGGGACGCCGACCTCGGCATCGCGCACGACGGCGACGCCGACCGGATGCGTGCGGTGGCCGGCGACGGCACCTACCTCTCGGGCGACGTGCTGCTGGCGGTGCTGGCGGGGGCGGCCGTCGAGTCGGGCGACCGGGTCGCCGTCCCGGTCGACACCAGCCTCGCCGTCGAGGACTACCTCGCCGAGCGCGGCGCGAGCGTCGAGCGGACCCCCGTCGGAGACGTGTACGTCGCCGCGGCGGTCGCCGAGGGGGCGGCGTTCGGCGGCGAGCCCAGTGGGTCGTGGATCTGGGGGACCGAGACGCTCTGTCCGGACGGGCCGCTGGCGGCGGTGAAACTGGTCGAACTCGCCGCCGAGCGACCGCTCGCCGACCGGGCGGCAGCGGTGCCGGACTACCCCATCCGGCGGGCGAACGTCGAGACGGACGCGAAGGCGGCGGTGATGGAATCGGTGACTTCGCGCGTGCGCGAGGACTACGACGACGTGACGACGATGGACGGGGTCCGCATCGGCACCGACGACGGGTGGTTCCTCGTCCGGGCCTCGGGGACCCAGCCGATGGTCCGGGTGACCGCGGAGGCACGCGAGGCCGAGCGGACGGACGCGCTGTTCGAGACGGCGCGGTCGCTGGTCGAGGCGGCGGTGGAGGAGAACTGA
- a CDS encoding GIY-YIG nuclease family protein translates to MSDADHYVYVLRCADDTLYTGYTTDPARRVAEHDTGEGAKYTRGRTPVELVHVERFDTKSGAMSREYAVKQLSRSEKESLVTGARVAAGRRLLPAEVLD, encoded by the coding sequence ATGTCCGACGCCGACCACTACGTCTACGTGCTGCGCTGTGCCGACGACACGCTCTACACCGGCTACACCACCGACCCGGCCCGGCGTGTCGCCGAACACGACACGGGCGAGGGCGCGAAGTACACCCGCGGGCGCACCCCGGTCGAACTGGTCCACGTCGAGCGGTTCGACACGAAATCGGGGGCGATGTCCCGCGAGTACGCGGTGAAACAGCTGTCGCGCTCCGAGAAGGAGTCGCTCGTGACGGGCGCCCGGGTGGCCGCGGGTCGACGACTCCTCCCGGCCGAGGTGCTCGACTGA
- a CDS encoding amino acid-binding protein: MSDATSDAVRAYTVRLELVDEPGELLRALEPIAANGGNLLSIFHERGNLTPRGHIPVEVDLEATPDRFEAVVAALREAGVNVIQAGAERYSEEVTVLLVGHLVETDLSDTLSRIEHCGSASVADVSLTAPDGTDEVSAARIRLVAHSEGTDRALQTVREVAAEKDLRLVEPLTVGAEA; the protein is encoded by the coding sequence GTGAGCGACGCCACGAGCGACGCGGTCCGTGCGTACACGGTCCGCCTCGAACTGGTAGACGAACCGGGCGAACTCCTGCGGGCGCTCGAACCCATCGCGGCGAACGGGGGGAACCTGCTCTCGATCTTCCACGAGCGCGGCAACCTCACCCCGCGGGGGCACATCCCCGTGGAGGTGGACCTCGAGGCGACGCCCGACCGCTTCGAGGCGGTCGTGGCGGCGCTGCGGGAGGCCGGCGTGAACGTCATCCAGGCCGGCGCCGAGCGCTACAGCGAGGAGGTCACGGTGTTGCTGGTGGGCCACCTCGTCGAGACGGACCTCTCGGACACGCTCTCGCGTATCGAGCACTGCGGGTCGGCGAGCGTCGCCGACGTCTCGCTGACCGCGCCGGACGGCACCGACGAGGTGTCGGCCGCGCGCATCCGGCTGGTCGCCCACTCAGAGGGGACCGACCGGGCGCTGCAGACGGTCCGCGAGGTGGCCGCGGAGAAGGACCTCAGGCTGGTCGAACCGCTGACCGTGGGGGCAGAGGCGTGA
- a CDS encoding DUF2391 family protein, producing the protein MVGPARRFKTADVAQQMVGGFLLAGPFVVTAEVWQLATNMNEVQLLLAVAIVFGIGYGALYKADERDPDRETDLAGIPLRFLSLMVVSFGSVLVLALVFDAPATFFADFDVAPRDQVLVTAKAVSVGAIFSVVGAATADSVF; encoded by the coding sequence ATGGTCGGACCGGCACGCCGATTCAAGACCGCCGACGTGGCCCAGCAGATGGTCGGTGGGTTCCTGCTGGCCGGCCCGTTCGTCGTGACCGCGGAGGTGTGGCAGCTGGCGACGAACATGAACGAGGTGCAGTTGCTCCTCGCCGTGGCCATCGTCTTCGGCATCGGCTACGGCGCGCTCTACAAGGCCGACGAACGCGACCCGGACCGGGAGACCGACCTAGCGGGTATCCCCCTGCGGTTCCTCTCGCTGATGGTGGTCTCGTTCGGCTCCGTCCTCGTCCTCGCGCTGGTGTTCGATGCCCCGGCGACGTTCTTCGCCGACTTCGACGTCGCCCCTCGCGATCAGGTCCTCGTCACCGCAAAGGCCGTCTCGGTGGGCGCCATCTTCTCCGTCGTCGGCGCGGCCACCGCCGACAGCGTCTTTTGA
- a CDS encoding serine hydrolase domain-containing protein, giving the protein MSSQHPLRLAVVLTLVLALVSAPVLAGVPDPGGSSPASAAAQLDAPGLDDRAGLERWVDETVADQLERHHVPGAAVVLVRGNETLLAKGYGYADLEAERPVDAETTVFSIGSTGKLVTWTAVMQGVEDGRLALDRDVNDYLTDSAVSVPETYPRPVTLEHLGTHTAGFEDVFTGMVADDPAAIRSMEATLAAQRPARVRPPGEFVAYSNYGTALAGHVLAEQYDTTFVEYVDERIFTPLGMTDTTYAQPLSDRLEPRRAIGYTYVDGSYQPHDPVVWTLPPEGGSLRTTATDMGRFAQAHLNDGTVDDARILSPDSVAEMHRRHVARSTAVPELNGMAYGFIEMDRNDERIVGHWGTTPRFRSLLALFPERDVGLFVVYNAPGGHAASFKFLDAFVDRYYPRSDDPLVEPPAGAAERAAALAGDYRSLTISESSWERLLGVTTRTYTVGATDDGSLTTRRLGEETRTWVERRPGVYEERGGSDTLVFRFDDDGRATHLFRDAFAPSTYERVPCYESLAVLQGVVGAGVVAFASVLALWVGGFAWRRLRDRDPPSEGERAARGLLGAVSLLWLVVLVVFLLAWLNFDAEAASPSLALQAGKVLRYVALAGTVAAVGAAGLAWREGYWTRPLRVHYAAVTLVALLFAWQLYLLRVVPL; this is encoded by the coding sequence ATGAGTTCCCAGCACCCCCTACGCCTCGCCGTCGTCCTGACGCTCGTCCTCGCCCTCGTGAGCGCCCCCGTCCTCGCCGGAGTTCCGGACCCCGGTGGCTCGTCCCCTGCCTCCGCGGCCGCGCAACTCGACGCACCGGGCCTCGACGACCGTGCCGGCCTCGAACGCTGGGTCGACGAGACGGTCGCCGACCAGCTCGAACGACATCACGTTCCGGGGGCCGCCGTCGTCCTCGTCCGGGGGAACGAGACGCTCCTCGCGAAGGGGTACGGCTACGCCGATCTCGAGGCCGAGCGCCCGGTCGACGCGGAGACGACCGTCTTCAGCATCGGCTCCACCGGCAAACTCGTGACGTGGACGGCCGTGATGCAGGGCGTCGAGGACGGCCGCCTCGCCCTCGACCGTGACGTGAACGACTACCTGACCGACTCGGCGGTCTCGGTGCCCGAGACCTACCCGCGGCCCGTCACGCTCGAACACCTCGGGACCCACACGGCGGGCTTCGAGGACGTCTTCACCGGGATGGTCGCGGACGACCCGGCCGCCATCCGGTCGATGGAGGCGACCCTCGCGGCCCAGCGACCCGCCCGTGTCCGGCCGCCGGGCGAGTTCGTCGCCTACTCGAACTACGGCACCGCCCTCGCGGGCCACGTCCTCGCGGAGCAGTACGACACGACGTTCGTCGAGTACGTCGACGAGCGCATCTTCACCCCGCTCGGCATGACCGACACCACGTACGCACAGCCGCTGTCCGACCGCCTCGAACCGCGGCGAGCCATCGGCTACACGTACGTGGACGGCTCGTACCAGCCCCACGACCCGGTGGTGTGGACGCTGCCGCCCGAGGGCGGCTCGCTCCGGACGACCGCGACGGACATGGGCCGGTTCGCGCAGGCCCACCTGAACGACGGGACCGTCGACGACGCCCGGATCCTCTCTCCCGACTCGGTCGCGGAGATGCACCGCCGACACGTCGCGCGGTCGACGGCCGTCCCCGAACTCAACGGGATGGCCTACGGCTTCATCGAGATGGACCGGAACGACGAGCGTATCGTCGGCCACTGGGGGACCACCCCGCGGTTCCGGAGTCTGCTCGCGCTGTTCCCCGAGCGCGACGTCGGCCTGTTCGTCGTCTACAACGCGCCCGGCGGCCACGCGGCAAGTTTCAAGTTCCTCGACGCGTTCGTCGACCGCTACTACCCGCGCTCCGACGACCCCCTCGTCGAACCACCGGCCGGGGCCGCCGAGCGGGCCGCGGCGCTGGCCGGTGACTACCGCTCGCTGACCATCTCCGAGTCGTCGTGGGAGCGCCTGCTCGGCGTCACGACGCGGACGTACACGGTCGGGGCGACCGACGACGGCTCCCTCACGACCCGACGGCTCGGGGAGGAGACCCGGACGTGGGTCGAACGTCGCCCCGGCGTCTACGAGGAACGCGGCGGGAGCGACACGCTCGTCTTCCGGTTCGACGACGACGGCCGAGCGACCCACCTGTTCCGCGACGCGTTCGCCCCGTCGACCTACGAGCGAGTGCCGTGTTACGAGTCGCTGGCCGTGTTACAGGGCGTCGTCGGCGCCGGAGTGGTGGCGTTCGCCTCCGTCCTCGCACTCTGGGTCGGTGGGTTCGCGTGGCGACGGCTCCGCGACCGCGACCCCCCGAGCGAGGGCGAGCGTGCCGCCAGAGGCCTCCTCGGCGCGGTGAGTCTGCTGTGGCTCGTCGTGCTGGTGGTCTTCCTGCTCGCGTGGCTCAACTTCGACGCGGAGGCCGCGTCCCCGTCGCTCGCGCTGCAGGCGGGCAAGGTGCTCCGCTACGTCGCCCTCGCTGGGACGGTCGCCGCCGTCGGTGCGGCCGGCCTCGCGTGGCGCGAGGGCTACTGGACCCGGCCGCTCCGGGTCCACTACGCGGCCGTGACGCTCGTCGCGCTCCTGTTCGCGTGGCAACTGTACCTGCTCCGGGTGGTGCCCCTGTAG
- a CDS encoding DUF7563 family protein, producing MPECQNCGAFVTSAYARVFTPNGVEDPRVCPKCEDKIRDGASVRQARSTRRT from the coding sequence ATGCCGGAGTGCCAGAACTGTGGAGCTTTCGTGACGAGTGCCTACGCACGAGTCTTCACACCAAACGGCGTCGAGGACCCTCGGGTCTGTCCCAAGTGTGAGGACAAGATACGCGACGGTGCCAGCGTTCGGCAGGCCCGTTCGACACGACGCACCTGA
- the rpiA gene encoding ribose-5-phosphate isomerase RpiA → MKSNGGSEAAKRRAGEAAAEAVEDGDVVGLGTGSTAAHAIRVLGRAVDAGLDVTGIPTSHQSRQVAREAGIPLVTLADATPDLAIDGADQFCGDDGGPFHLVKGGGAAHAREKVVDTAADRLLVVADPSKRTDSLDHPVPVEVLPDAAPVVEARLADLGGDPTLRAAERKDGPVVTDNGNLVLDCAFGSIADPAALAADLSALAGVVEHGLFVDCTAAVYVGREDSVDVLERTDE, encoded by the coding sequence ATGAAGTCGAACGGGGGCAGCGAGGCGGCGAAGCGGCGGGCCGGCGAGGCCGCCGCCGAGGCCGTCGAGGACGGTGACGTCGTCGGCCTCGGGACGGGGAGCACCGCGGCCCACGCCATCCGGGTGCTCGGCCGGGCGGTCGACGCGGGCCTCGACGTGACGGGCATCCCGACCTCCCACCAGTCCCGGCAGGTCGCCCGCGAGGCCGGTATCCCCCTCGTGACGCTGGCCGACGCCACGCCGGACCTCGCCATCGACGGCGCCGACCAGTTCTGTGGCGACGACGGCGGCCCCTTCCACCTCGTCAAGGGTGGCGGCGCGGCCCACGCTCGCGAGAAGGTGGTCGACACCGCCGCCGACCGGTTGCTCGTCGTCGCGGACCCGTCGAAGCGTACCGACTCGCTGGACCACCCCGTCCCCGTCGAGGTGCTCCCGGACGCCGCACCGGTCGTCGAGGCGCGCCTCGCCGACCTCGGCGGCGACCCGACGCTCCGGGCCGCCGAGCGGAAGGACGGCCCCGTCGTCACGGACAACGGGAACCTCGTCCTCGACTGCGCGTTCGGGTCCATCGCGGACCCGGCGGCGCTGGCGGCCGACCTCTCGGCGCTCGCGGGCGTGGTCGAACACGGCCTGTTCGTCGACTGCACGGCGGCGGTGTACGTCGGCCGCGAGGACAGCGTCGACGTGCTCGAACGGACCGACGAGTAG
- the larB gene encoding nickel pincer cofactor biosynthesis protein LarB, producing the protein MRGVLEAVAEGELSAAAAEAALGGYVTGEAGRFDAARESRSGVPEAVLADGKTTAETAALAADALETTGHALVTRADEATAAAVRSAAEEHDPAVGVEYDPRALTVVVHAPDYEPPELDGVVGVVTAGTSDAMPAGEAAAVVREMGLEVRRVDDVGVAGIARLFDALPALREMDVLVVAAGREGALPTVLAGLVDVPLVGLPVSNGYGAGGDGEAALVGMLQSCTALSVVNVDAGFTAGAQAGLVARGVARARDVSEV; encoded by the coding sequence CTGCGCGGAGTACTGGAGGCCGTCGCGGAGGGTGAGCTCTCGGCGGCGGCCGCGGAGGCCGCCCTCGGCGGCTACGTGACCGGGGAGGCGGGCCGGTTCGACGCCGCCCGCGAGTCACGGAGTGGGGTGCCCGAGGCGGTGCTCGCCGACGGCAAGACGACAGCCGAGACCGCCGCGCTGGCGGCCGACGCCCTCGAGACGACCGGCCACGCGCTCGTCACCCGCGCGGACGAGGCGACGGCCGCGGCGGTCCGGAGCGCCGCCGAGGAGCACGACCCCGCCGTCGGCGTCGAGTACGATCCGCGGGCGCTGACCGTGGTCGTCCACGCCCCCGACTACGAACCGCCCGAACTCGACGGCGTCGTCGGCGTCGTCACCGCGGGCACCTCGGACGCGATGCCGGCCGGCGAGGCAGCCGCGGTGGTCCGCGAGATGGGACTCGAGGTCCGGCGCGTCGACGACGTGGGCGTCGCCGGCATCGCCCGGCTGTTCGACGCGCTCCCGGCCCTCCGGGAGATGGACGTGCTCGTCGTCGCGGCCGGTCGCGAGGGGGCGCTCCCGACCGTCCTCGCCGGGCTCGTCGACGTGCCCCTCGTCGGCCTCCCCGTCTCGAACGGCTACGGGGCGGGCGGCGACGGCGAGGCCGCGCTGGTCGGGATGCTCCAGTCCTGCACGGCGCTCTCCGTGGTCAACGTCGACGCGGGGTTCACCGCGGGGGCGCAGGCCGGCCTCGTCGCTCGCGGGGTCGCCCGCGCTCGCGACGTGAGCGAGGTCTGA
- a CDS encoding homoserine dehydrogenase has translation MKDARLAVVGCGAVGRSVLELAGEYGHRVVAVADSSSAAVDADGLDAEAVLERKSARGIVGDADPDAVFDAPYDVLVEVSPTTLGDAEPGFSHVKRALEADRHVVLANKGPVAERYDDLRELEAASAGSVRFEATVGGAIPALSTIDDLDPGHVTAVRGILNGTANFVLSRMAAEGLDYEHVLAEAQDLGVAEADPSFDVEGTDAALKCVILANVLHGGGYTLADADVDGIEDIPGSALDLASEDGRTVRLVGEVSGGEVRVGPRLVPQNGTLAVSGTMNIVQIETEHAGPLAISGHGAGGPETASAVLADVGRLPRL, from the coding sequence GTGAAGGACGCTCGCCTCGCGGTCGTCGGGTGCGGTGCCGTCGGCCGGTCGGTGCTGGAACTGGCCGGCGAGTACGGCCACCGCGTCGTGGCCGTCGCGGACTCGTCCAGCGCGGCCGTCGACGCCGACGGACTGGACGCGGAGGCCGTCCTCGAGCGCAAGTCCGCTCGAGGTATCGTCGGCGACGCCGACCCCGACGCGGTGTTCGACGCACCCTACGACGTGCTCGTGGAGGTGTCACCGACGACGCTCGGTGACGCCGAACCCGGCTTCTCGCACGTGAAGCGGGCCCTGGAGGCCGACCGGCACGTCGTCCTCGCGAACAAGGGTCCCGTCGCGGAGCGCTACGACGACCTGCGCGAGCTGGAGGCCGCCTCGGCGGGGAGCGTGCGCTTCGAGGCCACCGTCGGCGGGGCTATCCCGGCGCTCTCGACCATCGACGACCTGGACCCGGGGCACGTCACCGCGGTCCGTGGCATCCTGAACGGCACGGCGAACTTCGTCCTCTCGCGGATGGCCGCGGAGGGGCTGGACTACGAACACGTCCTCGCCGAGGCGCAGGACCTCGGCGTGGCGGAGGCGGACCCCTCGTTCGACGTGGAGGGGACGGACGCGGCGCTGAAGTGTGTCATCCTCGCGAACGTACTACACGGCGGCGGGTACACGCTCGCAGACGCGGACGTGGACGGTATCGAGGACATCCCGGGGTCGGCGCTGGACCTCGCGAGCGAGGACGGCCGCACGGTCCGTCTCGTCGGCGAGGTGTCTGGTGGCGAGGTGCGGGTCGGACCGCGGCTGGTCCCGCAGAACGGCACGCTGGCGGTGTCGGGGACGATGAACATCGTGCAGATCGAGACGGAACACGCCGGGCCGCTGGCGATCTCGGGGCACGGTGCGGGCGGTCCAGAGACCGCGAGCGCGGTGCTGGCGGACGTGGGGCGACTGCCGCGGCTGTAG